In the genome of Monodelphis domestica isolate mMonDom1 chromosome 2, mMonDom1.pri, whole genome shotgun sequence, one region contains:
- the RGL2 gene encoding ral guanine nucleotide dissociation stimulator-like 2 isoform X5 — protein MKMRMMLPSLLPVVNTGPWIPRLETLESRPCDDLERTRGLAISVLSTWLTSHPEDFDSEVRGQLDRLESFLLRTGDAAGEIVGGGIDDLIRDLRSRVDTPAPDPPKPLAPPGDSPADPTDVLVFLADHLAEQLTLLDAELFLSLVPSQCLGAIWGHRDRPGHSHLCPSVRATVTQFNKVAGAVVSSVLGATASGEGLEEVSIRPLRPPQRARLLEKWIRVAEECRLLRNFSSVYAVVSALQSSPVHRLRMAWGEIARDSLRLFSSLCQIFSEEDNYSQSRELLLQEVKIPPPLEPNTKKPVRNVPSRGGGVVPYLGTFLKDLVMLDAASRDELENGYINFDKRRKEFSVLSELRRLQDECRGYDLHPDPDVQQWLQGLQPLTEAQSHRVSCEVEPPGVSDSPAPRILRPTLVISHWTDVLGSVGGPTPLVSWDQPSPREDDIVTTPAPLLTRLAQHMKWPSVSSLDSALDGASSCHTPADPGFLSPTAHSPRPSRGHRRSASCGSPLSIGSGEGASLGPGSGIGPGASDCRIIRVQMELEVDGSVYKSILVTSQDKAPSVISRVLKKNNRDPVAASEYELVQLLPGDRELTIPPSANVFYAMDGASQDFLLRQRRRPSSVTPCLSTGPPTPANPPSEGGGGGSFPRIKATGRKIARALF, from the exons ATGAAGATGAGGATGATGCTACCTTCACTGTTACCAGTCGTCAATACAGGCCCCTGGATCCCTCG acTAGAGACCCTAGAGTCCAGGCCTTGTGATGATTTGGAGAGGACAAGAGG gttagCCATCTCTGTTTTGTCAACCTGGCTGACCTCTCACCCTGAGGATTTTGACTCTGAGGTCAGGGGTCAGCTTGACCGGCTTGAGAGCTTCCTGCTTCGGACAGGGGATGCAGCAGGGGAGATTGTTGGGGGGGGCATCGATGATCTCATCCGAGACCTCCGATCCCGGGTGGACACCCCAGCCCCTGACCCTCCTAAGCCCCTGGCCCCCCCTGGCGATTCCCCTGCTGACCCCACGGATGTCCTGGTGTTCCTCGCTGACCATTTGGCTGAGCAGCTGACCCTGCTGGATGCG GAGCTGTTCCTCTCTTTGGTCCCTTCTCAGTGTCTGGGGGCAATATGGGGCCACAGAGACCGACCTGGTCACTCCCACCTCTGCCCCTCTGTTAGAGCAACAGTCACACAGTTCAACAAGGTGGCTGGGGCTGTAGTCAGCTCAGTCTTGGGGGCCACAGCATCTGGAGAGGGACTTGAGGAGGTGTCCATTCGGCCCCTCCGACCCCCCCAGAGAGCAAGGCTCCTGGAGAAATGGATCCGGGTGGCAGAG GAGTGCCGCCTTCTCCGGAATTTCTCATCTGTTTATGCTGTTGTGTCTGCCCTTCAGTCTAGTCCTGTCCACCGGCTTCGGATGGCCTGGGGAGAGATAGCGAG GGACAGCCTTCGACTCTTTTCCAGTCTCTGTCAGATTTTCTCAGAAGAGGATAATTATTCTCAAAGTCGGGAGCTACTATTGCAG GAGGTAAAGATACCTCCCCCATTGGAGCCAAACACCAAGAAGCCTGTGAGAAATGTGCCATCTCGGGGTGGG GGTGTGGTCCCATACCTTGGCACCTTCCTAAAAGATCTTGTGATGCTGGATGCAGCTTCCAGGGATGAGCTGGAG AATGGTTACATCAACTTTGACAAGAGGAGAAAG GAATTCTCTGTCCTGTCTGAGCTTAGACGTCTTCAGGATGAATGTCGAGGTTATGACCTCCACCCTGACCCTGATGTCCAGCAATGGCTTCAGGGGCTCCAGCCTCTGACAGAGGCCCAAAG TCACCGTGTATCTTGTGAAGTGGAGCCCCCTGGAGTCAGTGACTCCCCTGCCCCCCGGATTCTTCGGCCAACATTGGTCATCTCTCACtggacaga CGTACTGGGATCTGTTGGTGGCCCTACTCCTCTTGTCTCCTGGGATCAGCCTAGTCCTAGAGAAGATGACATAGTCACAACCCCTGCCCCTTTGCTCACTCGACTTGCCCAG CATATGAAATGGCCATCTGTTTCCTCTCTGGACTCTGCCCTGGATGGAGCTTCTTCCTGCCACACTCCTGCTGATCCTGGGTTCCTTTCCCCAACAGCCCACTCTCCCAGGCCCTCCAGAGGTCACCGAAGATCGGCCTCGTGTGGCTCTCCTCTTAGCATTGGATCGGGGGAGGGTGCTTCCTTGGGGCCAGGGTCTGGGATCGGGCCAGGGGCCTCAGACTGTCGCATCATTCGTGTGCAGATGGAGCTCGAGGTGGATGGCAGTGTCTACAAGAGCATCCTG GTGACAAGTCAGGACAAGGCTCCAAGCGTTATCAGTCGTGTCCTGAAGAAAAATAACCGAGATCCAGTAGCAGCTTCAGAATACGAATTGGTGCAACTGCTGCCAGGTGATCGAG AGCTGACTATTCCACCATCAGCCAATGTCTTCTATGCCATGGATGGTGCCTCTCAGGATTTCCTCCTGAGGCAGCGGCGGCGACCCTCTTCAGTGACTCCATGTCTTTCCACTGGACCTCCTACACCTGCAAATCCTCCtagtgagggaggaggaggaggctctTTCCCCAGAATCAAGGCCACAGGACGGAAAATTGCTCGGGCACTGTTCTGA